The following are encoded together in the Luteolibacter rhizosphaerae genome:
- a CDS encoding alpha-amylase family glycosyl hydrolase: MESQASSPPRPVIYQLLPRLFGNTVETRQVNGPIEVNGCGKFSDISEAALISLREMGFTHLWLTGVLEQASGTSWPGRPADTPDVLKGIAGSPYAIKDYFDVCPDYAEDPEKRLAEFQALVDRCHAQYLKVIIDFVPNHVARSYHSDVKPELSFGSGDNTDVFFQRDNHFYYLRRSDPGGGAPLKLPTAETAGCSGLFEAEAEFGRVTGNNSVSWSPSIHDWYETVKLNYGHDFTSGRDTTHLPASDSSPEDVPRTWRTMDAILAYWQHHGVDGFRVDMAHMIPMEFWRWVIRRARARNSSVFFSAEAYDNDPAKLSEEHVMDVLLGTGFDAVYDDPIYDVLEGIYDSGKWANDIDTLTFTGSRFHHSLRYAENHDEVRLASPKEWGGWGMRVGRPVSAVLFGMGRGPIMLYSGQEVGEPAAGEEGFGGDDARTTIFDYWSMPEFTKWVNGGRYDGGRLSEEQMDLREWYGRLLRLMHEPAFERGDFYGLNHANKENPGYGRVGDETASGHWLYAYLRRDAESGQAFLVIANFSGSESLSGVRLQIPWNALEWLQAGPCLVCMNRLDPGWSQEVEAASLPTDGLPLPTLEPLSAMLIEIRAPEAIA; this comes from the coding sequence ATGGAAAGCCAAGCCAGCTCCCCTCCCCGCCCGGTCATCTATCAACTGCTGCCCAGGCTTTTCGGCAACACCGTCGAAACGCGGCAGGTCAACGGACCGATCGAGGTCAACGGCTGCGGTAAATTCAGCGATATCTCCGAGGCGGCATTGATCTCACTCCGGGAGATGGGTTTCACCCACCTGTGGCTGACCGGCGTGCTGGAACAGGCGAGCGGCACATCTTGGCCGGGGCGGCCAGCGGATACTCCCGATGTCCTGAAAGGGATCGCCGGGAGTCCTTATGCGATCAAGGACTACTTCGACGTATGTCCGGACTATGCGGAGGACCCGGAGAAGCGGCTGGCGGAGTTCCAAGCCCTGGTGGACCGCTGCCATGCGCAGTACCTGAAAGTGATCATCGATTTCGTGCCCAATCATGTCGCGCGATCCTATCACTCCGACGTGAAGCCCGAACTCTCCTTCGGGAGCGGCGACAACACGGACGTTTTCTTCCAACGGGATAACCACTTCTACTATCTGCGCCGTAGTGATCCCGGAGGCGGGGCTCCCTTGAAGTTGCCGACCGCCGAGACGGCAGGCTGCAGCGGCCTCTTTGAAGCGGAAGCCGAGTTCGGACGGGTGACGGGCAACAATTCGGTTTCATGGTCGCCGTCGATCCACGATTGGTACGAGACCGTGAAGCTGAACTACGGCCATGACTTCACCTCGGGGCGTGACACCACGCACCTGCCTGCGAGCGATTCTTCGCCGGAAGATGTTCCGCGGACCTGGCGGACCATGGATGCGATCCTGGCCTATTGGCAGCATCACGGTGTGGACGGCTTCCGAGTGGACATGGCACACATGATCCCAATGGAATTCTGGCGCTGGGTGATCCGCCGGGCGCGGGCGCGGAACTCATCGGTGTTCTTCTCCGCCGAGGCCTATGACAACGATCCGGCGAAGCTGAGCGAAGAGCACGTGATGGATGTGCTGCTTGGAACGGGATTCGACGCCGTCTATGACGACCCGATCTACGATGTGCTGGAGGGAATCTACGATTCGGGCAAATGGGCGAATGATATCGACACGCTCACCTTCACGGGCAGCCGCTTTCATCATTCGCTGCGCTATGCGGAGAACCATGATGAAGTGCGTCTCGCCAGTCCCAAGGAATGGGGCGGCTGGGGAATGCGGGTAGGACGTCCGGTGAGTGCCGTGCTCTTCGGGATGGGACGCGGGCCGATCATGCTCTATTCGGGGCAAGAAGTGGGCGAACCTGCTGCCGGTGAAGAGGGCTTCGGCGGAGACGATGCCCGGACGACGATCTTCGATTACTGGTCGATGCCGGAGTTCACGAAATGGGTGAATGGCGGCAGATACGACGGTGGCCGGCTCAGTGAAGAGCAGATGGATCTGCGCGAGTGGTATGGACGGCTACTGCGCCTGATGCACGAGCCGGCCTTCGAGAGGGGCGACTTCTACGGCCTGAACCACGCCAACAAGGAGAACCCCGGCTACGGCCGTGTGGGCGACGAAACGGCTAGCGGCCACTGGCTCTATGCCTATCTCCGCCGCGATGCCGAATCCGGACAGGCCTTTCTCGTGATCGCGAACTTCAGTGGAAGTGAGAGCCTATCCGGTGTCCGGCTCCAGATTCCTTGGAATGCCTTGGAGTGGTTGCAAGCGGGCCCGTGCCTTGTATGCATGAACCGTCTTGATCCCGGATGGTCGCAGGAAGTCGAAGCAGCCTCCCTGCCTACGGATGGGCTGCCGCTTCCAACGCTTGAGCCGCTGAGCGCGATGTTGATCGAGATCCGCGCTCCAGAGGCTATTGCTTGA